From Vespula vulgaris chromosome 11, iyVesVulg1.1, whole genome shotgun sequence, the proteins below share one genomic window:
- the LOC127067566 gene encoding protein croquemort-like, which yields MMPWTNKSISFGIAGSLLIILGAFLSFFSSTIFDHILRKELVFSEDSKSFNIWKDTSSLPPMYLNIYFFNWTNPEELTIPGKKPNLVQVGPYSFVEVRQKVNITFHPENDTVSYFQRRWWYFDQERTNGTLQDNITQLNVVAVSATHKIRYWSYFMQNTFSYILSSKSNLSITKTVGELLFTGYDDTIINMGKVAAADEVPPFDRFGWFYMRNGSTEFDGHFNMDTGNSNISNLGVLRNWNYKDTIKYFKTPCNIIEGSAGEFWPPYQTEDEINLFSPDMCRPLLYEFMQKTTYMEIEGNQYVLGEKTLGNKTRRRYPHDQAKYFERTTTTEDFFESEHSIEVTQMPEDTEDPDVVNLGHCYCNGECNPSGLINITACRYGAPVFVSLPHFYKADPILSKQVIGMNSNEKDHSFYITLEPTTGIPLEVAARLQINVLLQPSQIVSLFNNVPKTYFPMFWFSMKVNIPEELASDLKYFLLISSFCFYIGLIIMTLGTLILISIVLFHVMRRSHKNHEQLKLNITNASSEKTTESIYIDKPNHDEDSHVRSDRRLYPKLY from the exons ATGATGCCTTGGACTAATAAATCAATTAGTTTTGGAATTGCTGGAAGTCTCCTCATTATTTTGGGagcttttttgtctttcttttcgtcgacCATCTTTGATCATATTCTTAGAAAG gAATTGGTTTTCTCAGAAGATTCAAAGAGTTTCAACATATGGAAGGACACAAGTAGTCTACCacctatgtatttaaatatttatttctttaattggACGAATCCAGAAGAACTAACTATACCCGGAAAAAAACCGAATCTAGTTCAAGTCGGTCCATACAGCTTTGT AGAGGTgagacagaaagtaaatattacGTTTCATCCTGAGAATGACACTGTCAGTTATTTTCAACGACGATGGTGGTACTTTGATCAAGAACGTACTAATGGAACATTGCAAGATAATATCACGCAACTCAATGTGGTCGCAGTG TCGGCTACGCACAAAATACGGTACTGGTCCTATTTCATGCAAAATACTTTCTCCTACATTCTTAGCTCAAAATCAAATTTAAGTATAACAAAGACGGTGGGCGAGCTGTTGTTCACTGGTTACGATGACACGATAATTAATATGGGAAAAGTCGCCGCTGCGGATGAGGTGCCACCCTTTGATCGCTTCGGTTGGTTTTATATG AGAAACGGTTCCACGGAATTTGACGGTCACTTTAACATGGATACTGGTAATAGCAATATCAGTAATTTAGGTGTTTTGAGAAATTGGAATTACAAGGATACtataaagtattttaaaaCTCCTTGCAATATAATCGAAGGAAGCGCTGGTGAATTTTGGCCTCCGTATCAAACCGAAGACGAGATCAATTTATTTAGTCCGGATATGTGTAG ACCATTGTTATACGAATTTATGCAAAAGACTACGTATATGGAAATCGAGGGCAATCAATATGTTCTGGGCGAGAAAACTTTAGGAAACAAAACAAGGAGGCGTTATCCTCACGACCAGGCAAAATATTTTGAGCGAACAACCACGACTGAGGATTTCTTTGAGTCAGAACACTCGATCGAAGTTACGCAGATGCCGGAGGACACCGAGGATCCCGACGTAGTAAATCTTGGCCACTGTTATTGCAACGGCGAGTGTAATCCCAGtggtttaataaatataacggCCTGTCGTTATGGGGCACCGGTCTTCGTCAGTCTTCCCCATTTTTATAAAGCTGACCCTATTCTAAGTAAACAGGTCATAGGGATGAACTCTAACGAAAAAGATCACAGTTTCTACATCACTTTAGAACCT ACGACAGGAATTCCTTTGGAAGTAGCGGCTAGATTGCAAATCAATGTACTCCTTCAACCTTCGCAAATCGTATC ACTTTTCAACAACGTACCGAAGACATACTTCCCTATGTTCTGGTTCTCTATGAAGGTGAACATTCCTGAAGAATTAGCTTCCGATCTGAAATATTTCCTTCTGATTTCAAGCTTCTGTTTCTACATTGGTTTGATCATAATGACGCTCGGAACGTTAATACTTATCTCTATTGTCCTGTTCCACGTCATGAGAAGAAGCCACAAAAATCAC GAACAACTAAAGTTGAATATCACAAATGCTTCTTCGGAAAAAACTACAGAATCGATTTACATAGACAAACCGAATCACGATGAAGATAGTCACGTTAGAAGTGATCGTCGATTATATCCAAAACTTTATTGA